One Malus domestica chromosome 11, GDT2T_hap1 genomic region harbors:
- the LOC103439242 gene encoding 5'-3' exoribonuclease 3-like isoform X2, with amino-acid sequence MGVPSFFKWLVNKYPKVVVKAIEGQREESPNPNPTNLEFDNFYLDMNGIIHPCFHPEAADDDDDGLLPPANFEEVFINIFEYIDILFNIVRPRKLLYLAIDGVAPRAKMNQQRMRRFKSAKDAEFAEVEEEKLRRQFELESKQVLPKQQSEVSDSNIITPGTEFMHKLSKALRNYISLRLSNDLGWRDIEIILSDANAPGEGEHKIMSFIRSQRNLPSYDPNTRHCLYGLDADLVMLALATHELHFSILREDVLHNEQRHTNCESIREKGPFSGKSDNKKRSMLKKPYQFLHVWILREYLELDLKIDDPPENFKFDLERIIDDFIFMYFFAGNDFLPHMPTLEIHEGAIDLLMTVYKKELKNLGGYMVDMLRVNDKKSGYIKLSRVEKFILLVGSYEDKIFKKRSELRDRKLRRLCYYNDSLEDEVDTRSTITGSSNNQVFLSGEELEVWSDGTSDIMHSQVVGNTKELKKKLKDNIRRKSDLFKNGDLGTDKVRFAVGGYKERYYKYKFSAEGPEDIERKRKEVVKCYTEGLLWVLLYYFSEPPSWTWFYPFHYGPFASDLKGLGQVKAKFHKGFPFKPIDTLMAVLPPRSAHALPKDYQKLMTEESSGIIDFYPTDFEIDMDGKRFTWQGICKLPFIEEERLLSETKKLDKELVGDERDRNTEKPGQLFVRRTHNLVSQIMSLSSKESWSIKIDTSLSFGVGGTIRRLDAAMSEGGDYKLQEDHVVCMLYELPNSDPHMPRLLDGVKHPSKTITEDDLMETKLWHEYQGSAPTTTTTSSTRLQERYGGFQNNARCTSSSTDLIHKFAGSGWGCGRGKEVANPNSGERFYAPRGIPGERVMSSSSYSAMGSTDYKRVSFQGRSVSNDKWRAVGYVSGDRTQGFKDLKISEPSQAWRPKARGQPANNAFWPSRNSFGHNTNHSWQSSQVSHSHGRGRGQQQGGRGQGQQEYWKRYAPFSANDSSQAGGRSQFVPRSSVNQRSAWS; translated from the exons atggGGGTGCCCTCGTTTTTCAAATGGCTGGTGAACAAGTATCCCAAAGTGGTGGTCAAAGCTATCGAAGGTCAGAGAGAGGAGTCTCCAAACCCAAACCCTACTAACTTGGAGTTCGATAACTTTTATCTTGACATGAATGGGATCATCCATCCTTGCTTCCACCCAGAAGCAGCtgacgatgatgatgatgga CTTTTGCCACCAGCAAATTTTGAAGAGGTGTTCATCAATATTTTTGAATATATTGATATACTTTTCAATATTGTTAGGCCACGGAAGCTACTATACTTGGCCATAG ATGGAGTTGCTCCAAGGGCTAAAATGAATCAACAGCGAATGAGGCGCTTTAAGTCAGCGAAGGACGCTGAGTTCGCT GAAGTTGAAGAAGAGAAGCTGAGAAGACAGTTTGAATTGGAAAGCAAACAAGTCCTACCAAAGCAGCAGTCCGAAGTATCAGATTCTAATATAATAACCCCCGGAACTGAATTTATGCATAAATTGTCAAAGGCTCTTCGAAACTATATCAGTTTACGTTTGAGCAATGATCTAGGCTGGAGGGACATCGAG ATAATTCTGTCTGATGCCAATGCTCCTGGGGAAGGTGAGCACAAAATAATGTCATTCATACGCTCACAGCGCAATCTTCCTTCATATGATCCAAACACGCGCCATTGCTTATATGGACTG GATGCTGATCTTGTCATGTTGGCTTTGGCGACGCATGAGCTTCACTTTTCCATATTGAGAGAG GATGTTCTACATAATGAACAGCGTCATACAAACTGTGAATCTATTCGAGAGAAAGGTCCATTTTCAGGAAAGTCAGATAACAAAAAAAGATCCATGCTAAAAAAGCCCTATCAG TTTCTTCATGTTTGGATTTTGAGGGAATACTTGGAGCTTGATTTGAAAATTGACGACCCACCCGAGAACTTTAAGTTTGATCTTGAGCGTATAATTGATGACTTCATCTTCATGTACTTTTTTGCGGGAAATGATTTTCTGCCCCACATGCCAACTTTGGAAATTCATGAG GGTGCAATTGACTTGCTGATGACTGTCTATAAGAAAGAACTAAAAAATCTTGGTGGTTATATGGTTGATATGCTCCGG GTCAATGACAAGAAATCAGGGTACATCAAGCTATCCAGAGTTGAGAAATTCATCCTTCTTGTTGGTTCTTATGAAgacaaaattttcaagaaaagATCAGAACTACGTGACCGTAAACTGAGACGTCTTTGTTATTATAATGATTCT CTAGAGGACGAAGTTGATACTAGAAGTACAATTACTGGTTCGAGCAATAATCAGGTATTCCTCAGTGGAGAAGAATTGGAAGTTTGGTCAGATGGAACGTCTGACATTATGCATTCTCAA GTTGTAGGAAATACAAAGGAgttgaagaaaaaattgaaagataACATCAGAAGGAAATCTGATCTGTTCAAGAATGGTGATTTGGGGACTGACAAG GTCCGATTCGCTGTGGGAGGCTATAAGGAAAGATATTACAAATACAAATTTTCTGCAGAAGGTCCAGAGGATATTGAAAGGAAAAGGAAGGAAGTA GTTAAATGCTACACTGAAGGACTGCTCTGGGTTTTATTGTACTATTTTTCGGAGCCCCCATCATGGACATG GTTTTATCCTTTCCATTACGGGCCATTTGCTTCAGACCTCAAGGGCCTCGGTCAGGTGAAAGCGAAGTTTCATAAAGGTTTCCCTTTTAAGCCTATTGATACTCTCATGGCTGTGTTACCTCCAAGAAG CGCTCATGCACTTCCTAAAGATTATCAGAAACTAATGACTGAAGAGAGTTCCGGCATTATTGACTTTTATCCTACTG ATTTTGAAATCGACATGGATGGGAAACGCTTCACATGGCAG GGTATTTGCAAGCTTCCATTTATTGAAGAGGAACGCCTTCTGTCTGAGACTAAAAAGTTAGACAAAGAACTGGTG GGGGACGAAAGAGATCGAAATACAGAAAAACCTGGTCAATTATTTGTGCGAAGAACACACAATTTGGTGTCACAAATTATGTCACTATCTAGCAAGGAAAGTTGGTCTATCAAGATTGACACTAGTTTGAG TTTTGGAGTAGGTGGCACCATACGTCGTCTTGATGCTGCCATGAGTGAAGGAGGAGATTACAAGCTTCAAGAAGACCATGTCGT TTGCATGCTATACGAGCTTCCCAATAGTGATCCACATATGCCTCGTTTACTTGATGGTGTAAAGCATCCCAGTAAG ACAATCACTGAGGATGACCTTATGGAGACAAAATTATGGCATGAATATCAGGGAAGCGCacctaccaccaccaccacttccAG CACCCGGCTCCAGGAGAGGTATGGAGGCTTCCAGAACAATGCTAGATGCACTTCTAGCTCTACGGATTTAATACACAAATTTGCAGGTTCTGGATGGGGTTGTGGTAGAGGGAAAGAAGTTGCTAATCCTAATTCTGGAGAACGGTTTTATGCTCCTCGAGGAATACCTGGCGAAAGAGTAATGTCATCTAGCTCATATTCAGCCATGGGTTCCACAGACTACAAAAGAGTCTCTTTTCAAGGGAGATCAGTCTCTAATGATAAGTGGAGGGCAGTTGGTTATGTTTCTGGAGATCGAACACAAGGCTTTAAGGATTTGAAGATTTCGGAGCCAAGCCAAGCTTGGAGGCCAAAGGCAAGAGGACAACCAGCGAACAACGCTTTTTGGCCATCTAGAAATAGTTTCGGACATAACACAAACCATTCTTGGCAGAGTTCACAAGTAAGTCATAGTCATGGCCGCGGCAGAGGCCAGCAGCAGGGTGGTCGTGGCCAAGGCCAACAGGAATATTGGAAACGTTACGCACCTTTTTCTGCTAACGATTCATCACAAGCCGGTGGGAGATCACAGTTTGTTCCACGTAGTTCTGTCAATCAAAGAAGCGCCTGGTCATAG
- the LOC103439242 gene encoding 5'-3' exoribonuclease 3-like isoform X1 produces MGVPSFFKWLVNKYPKVVVKAIEGQREESPNPNPTNLEFDNFYLDMNGIIHPCFHPEAADDDDDGLLPPANFEEVFINIFEYIDILFNIVRPRKLLYLAIDGVAPRAKMNQQRMRRFKSAKDAEFAEVEEEKLRRQFELESKQVLPKQQSEVSDSNIITPGTEFMHKLSKALRNYISLRLSNDLGWRDIEIILSDANAPGEGEHKIMSFIRSQRNLPSYDPNTRHCLYGLDADLVMLALATHELHFSILREDVLHNEQRHTNCESIREKGPFSGKSDNKKRSMLKKPYQFLHVWILREYLELDLKIDDPPENFKFDLERIIDDFIFMYFFAGNDFLPHMPTLEIHEGAIDLLMTVYKKELKNLGGYMVDMLRVNDKKSGYIKLSRVEKFILLVGSYEDKIFKKRSELRDRKLRRLCYYNDSLEDEVDTRSTITGSSNNQVFLSGEELEVWSDGTSDIMHSQVVGNTKELKKKLKDNIRRKSDLFKNGDLGTDKVRFAVGGYKERYYKYKFSAEGPEDIERKRKEVVCLIAMVKCYTEGLLWVLLYYFSEPPSWTWFYPFHYGPFASDLKGLGQVKAKFHKGFPFKPIDTLMAVLPPRSAHALPKDYQKLMTEESSGIIDFYPTDFEIDMDGKRFTWQGICKLPFIEEERLLSETKKLDKELVGDERDRNTEKPGQLFVRRTHNLVSQIMSLSSKESWSIKIDTSLSFGVGGTIRRLDAAMSEGGDYKLQEDHVVCMLYELPNSDPHMPRLLDGVKHPSKTITEDDLMETKLWHEYQGSAPTTTTTSSTRLQERYGGFQNNARCTSSSTDLIHKFAGSGWGCGRGKEVANPNSGERFYAPRGIPGERVMSSSSYSAMGSTDYKRVSFQGRSVSNDKWRAVGYVSGDRTQGFKDLKISEPSQAWRPKARGQPANNAFWPSRNSFGHNTNHSWQSSQVSHSHGRGRGQQQGGRGQGQQEYWKRYAPFSANDSSQAGGRSQFVPRSSVNQRSAWS; encoded by the exons atggGGGTGCCCTCGTTTTTCAAATGGCTGGTGAACAAGTATCCCAAAGTGGTGGTCAAAGCTATCGAAGGTCAGAGAGAGGAGTCTCCAAACCCAAACCCTACTAACTTGGAGTTCGATAACTTTTATCTTGACATGAATGGGATCATCCATCCTTGCTTCCACCCAGAAGCAGCtgacgatgatgatgatgga CTTTTGCCACCAGCAAATTTTGAAGAGGTGTTCATCAATATTTTTGAATATATTGATATACTTTTCAATATTGTTAGGCCACGGAAGCTACTATACTTGGCCATAG ATGGAGTTGCTCCAAGGGCTAAAATGAATCAACAGCGAATGAGGCGCTTTAAGTCAGCGAAGGACGCTGAGTTCGCT GAAGTTGAAGAAGAGAAGCTGAGAAGACAGTTTGAATTGGAAAGCAAACAAGTCCTACCAAAGCAGCAGTCCGAAGTATCAGATTCTAATATAATAACCCCCGGAACTGAATTTATGCATAAATTGTCAAAGGCTCTTCGAAACTATATCAGTTTACGTTTGAGCAATGATCTAGGCTGGAGGGACATCGAG ATAATTCTGTCTGATGCCAATGCTCCTGGGGAAGGTGAGCACAAAATAATGTCATTCATACGCTCACAGCGCAATCTTCCTTCATATGATCCAAACACGCGCCATTGCTTATATGGACTG GATGCTGATCTTGTCATGTTGGCTTTGGCGACGCATGAGCTTCACTTTTCCATATTGAGAGAG GATGTTCTACATAATGAACAGCGTCATACAAACTGTGAATCTATTCGAGAGAAAGGTCCATTTTCAGGAAAGTCAGATAACAAAAAAAGATCCATGCTAAAAAAGCCCTATCAG TTTCTTCATGTTTGGATTTTGAGGGAATACTTGGAGCTTGATTTGAAAATTGACGACCCACCCGAGAACTTTAAGTTTGATCTTGAGCGTATAATTGATGACTTCATCTTCATGTACTTTTTTGCGGGAAATGATTTTCTGCCCCACATGCCAACTTTGGAAATTCATGAG GGTGCAATTGACTTGCTGATGACTGTCTATAAGAAAGAACTAAAAAATCTTGGTGGTTATATGGTTGATATGCTCCGG GTCAATGACAAGAAATCAGGGTACATCAAGCTATCCAGAGTTGAGAAATTCATCCTTCTTGTTGGTTCTTATGAAgacaaaattttcaagaaaagATCAGAACTACGTGACCGTAAACTGAGACGTCTTTGTTATTATAATGATTCT CTAGAGGACGAAGTTGATACTAGAAGTACAATTACTGGTTCGAGCAATAATCAGGTATTCCTCAGTGGAGAAGAATTGGAAGTTTGGTCAGATGGAACGTCTGACATTATGCATTCTCAA GTTGTAGGAAATACAAAGGAgttgaagaaaaaattgaaagataACATCAGAAGGAAATCTGATCTGTTCAAGAATGGTGATTTGGGGACTGACAAG GTCCGATTCGCTGTGGGAGGCTATAAGGAAAGATATTACAAATACAAATTTTCTGCAGAAGGTCCAGAGGATATTGAAAGGAAAAGGAAGGAAGTAGTATGTCTAATTGCCATG GTTAAATGCTACACTGAAGGACTGCTCTGGGTTTTATTGTACTATTTTTCGGAGCCCCCATCATGGACATG GTTTTATCCTTTCCATTACGGGCCATTTGCTTCAGACCTCAAGGGCCTCGGTCAGGTGAAAGCGAAGTTTCATAAAGGTTTCCCTTTTAAGCCTATTGATACTCTCATGGCTGTGTTACCTCCAAGAAG CGCTCATGCACTTCCTAAAGATTATCAGAAACTAATGACTGAAGAGAGTTCCGGCATTATTGACTTTTATCCTACTG ATTTTGAAATCGACATGGATGGGAAACGCTTCACATGGCAG GGTATTTGCAAGCTTCCATTTATTGAAGAGGAACGCCTTCTGTCTGAGACTAAAAAGTTAGACAAAGAACTGGTG GGGGACGAAAGAGATCGAAATACAGAAAAACCTGGTCAATTATTTGTGCGAAGAACACACAATTTGGTGTCACAAATTATGTCACTATCTAGCAAGGAAAGTTGGTCTATCAAGATTGACACTAGTTTGAG TTTTGGAGTAGGTGGCACCATACGTCGTCTTGATGCTGCCATGAGTGAAGGAGGAGATTACAAGCTTCAAGAAGACCATGTCGT TTGCATGCTATACGAGCTTCCCAATAGTGATCCACATATGCCTCGTTTACTTGATGGTGTAAAGCATCCCAGTAAG ACAATCACTGAGGATGACCTTATGGAGACAAAATTATGGCATGAATATCAGGGAAGCGCacctaccaccaccaccacttccAG CACCCGGCTCCAGGAGAGGTATGGAGGCTTCCAGAACAATGCTAGATGCACTTCTAGCTCTACGGATTTAATACACAAATTTGCAGGTTCTGGATGGGGTTGTGGTAGAGGGAAAGAAGTTGCTAATCCTAATTCTGGAGAACGGTTTTATGCTCCTCGAGGAATACCTGGCGAAAGAGTAATGTCATCTAGCTCATATTCAGCCATGGGTTCCACAGACTACAAAAGAGTCTCTTTTCAAGGGAGATCAGTCTCTAATGATAAGTGGAGGGCAGTTGGTTATGTTTCTGGAGATCGAACACAAGGCTTTAAGGATTTGAAGATTTCGGAGCCAAGCCAAGCTTGGAGGCCAAAGGCAAGAGGACAACCAGCGAACAACGCTTTTTGGCCATCTAGAAATAGTTTCGGACATAACACAAACCATTCTTGGCAGAGTTCACAAGTAAGTCATAGTCATGGCCGCGGCAGAGGCCAGCAGCAGGGTGGTCGTGGCCAAGGCCAACAGGAATATTGGAAACGTTACGCACCTTTTTCTGCTAACGATTCATCACAAGCCGGTGGGAGATCACAGTTTGTTCCACGTAGTTCTGTCAATCAAAGAAGCGCCTGGTCATAG
- the LOC103439187 gene encoding uncharacterized protein, producing the protein MSYVLPTLTKKQEVDSIIRSTIDKVLVLRFGRASDSACLLLDDVLAKTAREVSKFATVALVDTDSEEIQVYVRYFDIALIPSTIFFFNAHHMKMDSGTADHTKWVGAFQQKQDFIDVVEAIFRGAMKGKMIVNCPLPPERIPKYQLLYKDV; encoded by the coding sequence ATGAGTTACGTATTGCCGACATTGACGAAGAAGCAGGAGGTGGACTCCATCATCCGATCCACCATCGACAAAGTCCTCGTCCTCCGCTTCGGCCGCGCCTCCGATTCCGCTTGCCTTCTCCTCGACGACGTTCTCGCCAAAACGGCGCGGGAGGTCTCCAAGTTCGCCACGGTCGCGCTTGTCGATACCGATTCGGAGGAAATTCAAGTCTACGTCAGGTATTTCGACATCGCTCTGATCCCGTCtaccatcttcttcttcaatgcCCACCACATGAAGATGGATTCCGGAACTGCGGACCACACCAAATGGGTCGGCGCGTTTCAGCAGAAACAGGACTTTATCGATGTTGTCGAGGCGATTTTCAGAGGAGCGATGAAGGGGAAGATGATCGTGAATTGCCCCCTTCCACCAGAGCGAATACCCAAATACCAGTTGCTCTACAAAGATGTGTAG